GTATGTaaaagtttgtatttttgagaaaatgacatttatgtgtggtttggggggaaaaaaaaaataagtcactgaaataaggcccaTTAAACCCTATACTGAATAtttgttcacaagacttttgaaaaatgtatgttgTAGCCTAGAATTTTTGCCATGCCTAGTTTtgggttttgtgtgtgttcatgctCACTGTCATGGTTTCTGTTGTCATGTAATTCCGTTACTCCTCATGTGATCTTGCCATGTGCTCCCCTTGTGAATGTGTCATGTTGTCATTGGTTTTTGTGATCGGGTCATTGTCTTGATTGTTCACAGGTGTTCCTTGTTTTGTCATTAGTCTCTCTATATAAATAGCCCTCATGTTTCATTGTTCTCTTGTCTAGTTTTGATCATTGTACTGCTGTTGGTGAGTCTTATGTTCAAgttaatgtttacatttatttccaAGCCATGCCATGCCATGTTCAAGTTTAGATCTTTAAGTTTATGTGTAGTTTATGTTCTGTTCACgtcaataaaaatgcatttgggTTCAAATCAACTTGCCTCCAGTGGATATGTTACAAAGACATGGTTTATGTCAGAAGGTTGTATTCGAGGAGGGCATGAATGATCATGACAGAGACCCTCCCCTAATGGCCCTATCAGGTGGGACCAGTGGTGTGCACGGAGGGACCCTTTGAtcgtgaaagtgaaagtgccctttgcggtcgcatcgcGGTGCCATTTCTCCCCCCGGGAACGCGATTTCTACCGCGGGAGAACAATTCCCAATTGGGAACTCATCCACAAGTCCCGCGCAGAAAAATTCAGAGGTGAACGCCTATCTCACTCGAGAAGAGAACAACAAAGTGATGGCCCACGACTGGCTCGCAGGTCACGCTGGTATAAATAAAACGTATGACAGAATTCTCCGTTACTTCTACTAGCCTCGCATTAAGAAGGATGTTGCCAGTTTTATTAAAACCTGCCATACATGCCAGCTCACCGGCAAACCAAACCAATCGTTAAAACCAGCCCCTGTGCGTCCTATTCCAGCAGTATGCCAACCATTCGAGCATCTCATAATTGACTGCGTTGGCCCGCTTCCTCGCTCGAGAGCTAAAAAGTGGGTATTTACTGACCAGGTCACTCGCTATCCGGCTGCTTACCTATTGCGCTCCATTAACACGAAATCTGTCATGAAAGCCCTCACTCAGTTTGTTTCTATTTTTGGGTTACCTAAAATCATCCAATCCAACCAAGGAAGTAACTTTACTTCGAACATATTTGCCGAAGTTCTTCGTCAGCTGGGAATTAAACACAATCTGGTAACCGCGTATCACGCGCAGAGCCAAGGGGCTCTTGAGTGTTTTCATTCTACACTAAAATCTTTACTCAGGGCCTACTGCGTCGAATTGGAACGAGACTGGAAAGAGGGTCCTGCCGTGGCTGATGTTGGCAGCCAGGGAGGTCACTCAACAGAGTACTGGTTACAGCCCGAACGAACTTGTTTTTGCGCGCAAAGTTTGAGGGTTACTGGCAGTTTTACACGATCAATGGATGGATTCAGATCCGCCCGAGAAATTGTCAGATTATGTACCGTGTTTCTGGCCATCGGCTTTCATTGGCCTGGAATTTAGCTAAAAAGCGACTGGGGAAAACTCAGGAGAAAATGAAGAGGTTGTTTGACCGTTACACTGAACATCGAAAGTTTAGTGTGGGTGATCAAGTCGTTGCACTTCATGTAAATCTCCTTAAGCCCTACTACCGCTGAAACAGACAGGTCTCAGTGCCAGTTACCCCTGTGGTGCTCCCCTCAGTCCTGTGCTACGCAGCTCGTAACGGTCAGGTCTGCGGATGAATTAAAGTCGCCTGACGATTGCGTGTTACAGGGACGACTAAAAAAATCAGAAACATTAGAAAAATTGCCATCTGATCTTAAACATTTGGACACAGCTCGACGGCAAGAGCTAATCAGTTTGCTATCCGAGTTTCCAGAACTGTTCTCCGATGTGCCGACCCAAACAAAGGCGTTGGAGCATGACATAGATGTGGGCAACGGCGCGCCTATCCGCCAACGCTTTGTTCCGCTGAATAAACGTGAGTTTTTAGAAAAAGAGGTCCAGTATCTGCTGGATAATAAATAGGCCGAACCCTCCTCTTCTAGCTGATCCTCCCCGTGTCTGCTGGTCAAGAAATCTGATGGTACTTTCCATTTTTGCACAGACTATAGAAAACTAAATTCGGTCACAAAACCCGACTCCTTTCCTCTACCAAGAATGGAGGATTGTGCTGACCAGGTTGGTGCCGTGAAGTTCGTAACTAAACTGGATTTATTAAAGGGCTACAGGCAGATTCCGTTGACCGAGCGCGCGCGAGGTGTCACCAGATGGGTTATTCTCTTACCGGGTTATGAGCTTCGGCCTTCGAAACGCGCCTGCGAAAATCAGCTGGATTGGGTACACCGGTGCACAGGTGGACCCTGTCTAGAAAAACATCCTGGCATACTTTCATGGTGTCGCTTTCTCCTTGTGCTGATCCCTGGGCAGGACCGAGGCGTAAACTGGCGCTGCCGCATGCTTTGAGAGGCTTCGTGGCCGAACTTTTTGTGGCtgaaaaactataataaatttgtttgtgaaaacgCCTTTATCTTAAAAAGATTTCGATAAAAGTAAGTTTTAAATTGTTAAGGGCTTTTGAATGTATATTACaatagtattaatattttgagtaaattgtaaaaattaggatttgatgatcagtgAATCGACACCACAAGGTTGAAATGGAGACTAACTCTGACTAGAACAAGAATATGATTTAGTGACTGACCATCATATCTGCTtcagatgttttttgtttgttttttttaattcaatgcATCAATTCATGCCATTTTTGGTTAAACTATAATCTATAGTTTTCTAGATTAACTATAATCTAGAAGATGTCTTGAGTTTTTGCATTGTATTGCTTGATTATAGTAAACTTTCCTACCAGTGTGTGATGTTTACTGCATTATGTACCTGCCCTAACctttgacatttatttttaatgtattctttACAGAAATCTGTGAAGGTCTACACCAAAATGCAATTCCTTTGCCTGTTTTGGCTTGTGGCCGTCAGCGTGATGGTGTGCTTCTTCTTTGTTATAATATCATTTACTAGGTaaggaatatttagtagtgaggaaatttcacaaatggacttattgcacaggtggcaacctatcacggtaccatgcttgaattcactgagcttcTGCGACTCactctttcacaaatgtttgtagaagcagtctgcatggctaggtgcttgattttatacacctgtggccatggaactGATTGGATcacaatgatttggaggggtgtcccaatacttttggcaatatagtgtatataccTACATGCATACATGCTCAGCTTTAGGTCATTTCTCtcttataatttataataaacattattacTGTGTACttgtattgtttttcttttttcatcagTGTTAAAGAGTTCAAGAGCGAGTTTGCTGAAGAGGATGAGAAGGAGGAAAGGAAGGAAAGTGTTGGGACAGTGGTTGGAATAGACCTCGGGACGACGTACGCCTGGTGAGAATGAGTTAGATTTCATAAGCAGGGTCATTAAAATTGataattcattatatatatttttaactagaacaaaatatataattatgaaataatatatttaataaatatatatacaaaattgtatacatatatttttttattatatatatatatataatatttttatttatttattttttatatatatttttaatttaaaaaccaacaaaatgtatgtgcatatgtatatatatgtatatatatatatatatattatatacacacacacactaccagtcaaaagtttggaaaattactatttttaatgtttttgaacgaagtctcttatgctcattaaggctgcatttatttcataataaatacagaaaaaacaataatattgtgaaatattattacaatttaaaattatgggtttctattttaatatactttaaaatataatttattcctgtgatcaaagctgaattttcagcatcattactccagtcttcagtgtcacatgatccttcagaaatcattctaatatgatgatttatttgatcacaggaataaattatattttaaagcatattaaaatagaaaaccataattttaaattgtaataatatttcacaatattattgttttttctgtatttattatgaaataaatgcagccttaatgagcataagagacttcgttcaaaaacattaaaaatagtaaaaaaaattgaCCAGGGAAATGACCAGGGAAACCGCATCACTCCATCATATGTGGCCTTCACCACTGAAGGAGAGCGTCTCATTGGAGACGCTGCGAAGAACCAGCTGACCTCCAACCCTGAGAACACCGTCTTTGATGCCAAGCGGTTGATTGGCCGCACGTGGGGCGACTCCACCGTGCAGCAGGACATTAAATACTTTCCCTTTAAGGTACGCCCGTCTGTGAACCTGTATTGTGCCAGTGCTCTGCACCCGTTTGTCTTCAATGGGGAATGCTAAGCCTTGCTTTGTCTCTTCCAGGTTATTGAGAAGAAGAACAAGCCTCACATCCAGCTGGATATTGGATCAGGCCAAATGAAGACTTTTGCCCCTGAGGAAATCTCCGCCATGGTTCTGACTAAGATGAAGGAAACTGCAGAGGCTTACCTGGGAGAGAAGGTAAAGTCTTGATTTCAGCACACAGAAAACATTGAGGCCAACAGCTGATGTCAGTTGCGTTGCAGTGAAACTCCATCTAATTCAGTTCTGCTCTTTTTAAAGGTCACACATGCTGTGGTCACTGTTCCCGCTTATTTCAATGACGCCCAGCGCCAGGCCACCAAAGACGCTGGAACCATCGCTGGTCTGAACGTCATGAGGATCATCAATGAGCCGTAAGAACCTCGTTACGCTTGCTTTGTTGTAAAACATCTCGTTTTCTTTAGTGCAGAAATTTTGCATTGAcagctagctgaaataaaatgaattttttaaaaatatatttgaattttattgtaagtttagtcatttttgttttgtcacttttttattttatttttaaaaatatgtatgtaatttttaattaatttttagttttagttacctagcgaaataaaatatgtttaaggttttttaatgtatattttaattggTTAAAGGTTTAATAATTTGGTTAATATGtatttagttattatttattagtttgagttattttagtacttcaagttaaactaatattaaatattaaaatacaaatatagttaaaatttattcaatttcaagtaacaaatgtttttttttagttctcaTTAGTGATTGTAACCCTGATGGACGTCTCGTTGCTCTTCACAGAACTGCCGCTGCCATTGCTTACGGTCTGGACAAGAAGGATGGTGAGAAGAACATCCTGGTGCTCGATCTGGGCGGCGGCACCTTCGACGTGTCCCTGCTGAACATCGACAATGGCGTGCTTGAGGTGTTTGCCACCAATGGAGACACTCACCTTGGTGGGGAAGATTTCGACCAGCGCGTCATGGAGCACTTCATCAAGCTGTACCAGAAGAAAACCGGGAAGGACGTGCGCAAGGACAACCGTGCCGTGCAGAAGCTGCGCCGTGAGGTGGAGAAGGCCAAGAGAGCTCTGTCCGCCCAGCACCAGGCCCGCATCGAGATCGAGTCCTTCTTCGAGGGCGAAGACTTCTCTGAAACTCTGACCCGCGCCAAGTTTGAGGAGCTCAACATGGTGAGAACAGACACATCTGTAGCATTAAtagaaactgtaaaaaaaataaataaatacatattcattaatagaaataaaactgaaataagtctAATCTTtctcatttaatattatttattttctttcagttttattgttaatttccttttagttttttaatatttccatttagttttattcatttttatttaggtACTAAATTACTGTTACGGAGGGACTGAGACGAGGCATGCGGATCCATCTGCAAagtcttttatttataaacaaattCACAAGTATGATATGGGCAAGACAAAGAGCATTCCAGGGACAGGAAAAGGTCAACAAATGGAGAACGTAATCCAATGGGCAAGGCTAGAGGGTAATCCAGATATCCAGGCTAGAATCCAGGCATGGGGCAATCAGTATCCAAACAGGGCGAGACGAGAGGGATAATCCAAGGCAAGCAAGAGTTCAGAGCAGGCAGAGAACAGATCTCACAGAAATCAGTGAGCTTGTAAGTCAGTGTTTTATAGTGCTTGTGATTGACTACAGGTGTGGAAGTGATTAGAGCAATGAaacatgggaaatgtagtctggaGTAACATGTAACTGTATGTGCCATGAAAAAGTCTTTATGGTGAACGGGTGACCTCTGGTGGTGAGTGGACAGAAACAGCAGGCGCAGGATACATGacaattactaaaattaaaataaaatgaattaaaaagtaaatacaaatatcagaactaaaagaaattaaaaataaaattgaaatataaagactactaaaaatataaagattACTAAAAACtaacataaaaatgaataaaaatagaaaataaaaatattaaaaaactaaaaggaaaaaaaaaaaaataaatatatatatatatatatatacagtgggtacggaaagtattcagacccccttaaatttttcactctttgttatattgcagctatttgctaaaatcatttaagttcattttttttcctcattaatgtacacacagcaccccatattgacagaaacacacagaattgttgacatttttgcagatttattaaaaaagaaaaactgaaatatcacatggtcctaagtattcagaccctttgctgtgacactcatatatttaactcaggtgctgtccatttcttctgatcatccttgagatggttctacaccttcatttgagtccagctgtgtttgattatactgattggacttgattaggaaagccacacacctgtctatataagaccttacagctcacagtgcatgtcagagcaaatgagaatcatgaggtcaaaggaactgcctgaagagctcagagacagaattgtggcaaggcacagatctggccaaggttacaaaaaaatttctgctgcacttaatgttcctaagagcacagtggcctccataatccttaaatggaagacgtttgggatgaccagaacccttcctaaagctggccgtccggccaaactgagctatcgggggagaagagccttggtgagagaggtaaagaagaacccaaagatcactgtggctgagctccagagatgcagtcgggagatgggagaaagttgtagaaagtcaaccatcactgcagtcctccaccagtcggggctttatggcagagtggcccgacggaagcctctcctcagtgcaagacacatgaaagcccgcatggagtttgctaagatggtgagaaataagattctctggtctgatgagaccaagatagaactttttggccttaattctaagcggtatgtgtggagaaaaccaggcactgctcatcacctgtccaatacagtcccaacagtgaagcatggtggtggcagcatcatgctgtcggggtgtttttcagctgcagggacaggacgactggttgcaatcgagggaaagatgaatgcggccaagtacagggatatcctggacgaaaaccttctccagagtgctcaggacctcagactgggccgaaggtttaccttccaacaagacaatgaccctaagcacacagctaaaataacaaaggagtggcttcacaacaactccgtgactgttcttgaatggcccagccagagccctgacttaaacccaattgagcatctctggagagacctaaaaatggctgtccaccaacgtttaccatccagcctgacagaactggagaggatctgcaaggaggaatggcagaggatccccaaatccaggtgtgaaaaacttgttgcatctttcccaaaaagactcatggctgtattagatcaaaagggtgcttctactaaatactgagcaaagggtctgaatacttaggaccatgtgatatttcagtttttcttttttaataaatctgcaaaaatgtcaacagttctgtgtttttctgtctatatggggtgctgtgtgtacattaatgaggaaaaaaaatgaacttaaatgattttagcaaatagctgcaatataacaaagagtgaaaaatttaagggggtctgaatactttccgtacccactgtatatatatatatatatatatatatatatatatatatatatatatatatatatatatatatatatacacacacacacaggtgctggtcatataattagaatatcatcaaaaagttgatttcaaatgtttatttcttttaattttgatgattataactgacaactaaggaaaatcccaaattcagtatctcagaaaattagaatattacttaagaccaatacaaagaaaggatttttagaaatcttggccaactgaaaagtatgaacatgaaaagtatgagcatgtacagcactcaatacttagttggggctccttttgcctgaattactgcagcaatgcggcgtggcatggagtcgatcagtctgtggcactgctcaggtgttataagagcccaggttgctctgatagtggccttcagctcttctgcattgttgggtctggcatatcgcatcttcctcttcacaataccccatagattttctatggggttaaggtcaggcgagtttgctggccaattaagaacagggataccatggtccttaaaccaggtactggtagctttggcactgtgtgcaggtgccaagtcctgttggaaaatgaaatctgcatctccataaagttggtcagctgcaggaagcatgaagtgctctaaaacttcctggtatacggctgcgttgaccttggacctcagaaaacacagtggaccaacaccagcagatgacatggcaccccaaaccatcactgactgtggaaactttacactggacctcaagcaacgtggattgtgtgcctctcctctcttcctccagactctgggaccctgatttccaaaggaaatgcaaaatttagagaacataactttggaccactcagcagcagtccagtcctttttgtctttagcccaggcgagacgcttctgacgctgtctgttgttcaagagtggcttgacacaaggaatgcgacagctgaaacccatgtcttgcatacgtctgtgcgtagtggttcttgaagcactgactccagctgcagtccactctttgtgaatctcccccacatttttgaatgggttttgtttcacaatcctctccagggtgcggttatcactattgcttgtacacttttttctaccacatcttttccttcccttcgcctctctaataatgtgcttggacacagagctctgtgaacagccagcctcttttgcaatgaccttttgtgtcttgccctccttgtgcaaggtgtcaatggtcgtcttttggacaactgtcaagtcagcagtcttccccatgattgtgtagcctacagaactagactgagagaccatttaaaggcctttgcaggtgttttgagttaattagctgattagagtgtggcaccaggtgtcttcaatattgaaccttttcacaatattctaattttctgagatactgaatttgggattttccttagttgtcagttataatcatcaaaattaaaagaaataaacatttgaaatatatcagtctgtgcgtaatgaatgaatataatatacaagtttcactttttgaatggaattagtgaaataaatcaactttttgatgatattctaattatatgaccagcacctgtgtatatatatatatatatatatatatatatatatatatatatatatatatataaaaatgctatttcatgcattctgacttatttacactattaaagaattgcattctcatgctaaacatggccaaagtttcaaatcACGAGGGCTGCGTTCCAGTTCGTTTTTTTATGACCTTCCCttgctaacttccctcagtctcgttgactcggatgtacattattgcttacgttgcatgagtgcccactactggcggaacccttGCAATGGGCTGAACTGGAACGTTCTAatcccttgatcacttggaatctgctatggagttgatttaataattatttacatttggaACATATGGaactgcctgaagtgtacatatgaagtaggGATCGAGGGAgagagggtctgtccatataaacttaaacttccctcgtccacttgacgaagtggaacgcacttcaaaatggcagcagggattcccccgaggggaagtgcttagggaagttcgcaAGTGCATGTTTAaaactggagtggaacgcagccgaGTTGGAcatatgacggagtatttctgtgcctgtatgacatcaaaagagagcggaattcctttaggcacttctccctgataagcgtgcacacacacatcacccagagcaagagcaagagcacgctcACCAATGCGCTTCGTTCGGGATActgaagccgagagatttttcaacaatggctgtgtcccaattcaggggctgcaccctttgaaggctgcatacatcatcgaggcaaAACTtggcactcggttgctagggtttCTAGGCAGGTGTTAGgttattctgagtggttgctagggagttgctatggtgttctggatggttgctagggcgctgctagttggttgctagggtgttctgggtggttgctaagacatTGCTAGGCTGTTTTTGAGGTatactgggtggttgctagggcattactaggcagttgctaaggtgttctgggtggttgctatggggTTGCTAGGCAGGGTTAGTTTTATAAGATTTTATAAGTTCTTATAGGAGTTTTTAAATAGTGTTTTTAGACTGAATTAGCACTTAGCTAATGACTTTTaacatgtagctattcactgctagcatgtgtagaaTGTtggtttgctagcatgagtcaaaagagccaaaccctatgtctctacgatgttctgatgcagagatatagatCTTGttaaacggttgctagggtactctgtttggtcgCTAGGGAGTGGTTTGACTGCTGTCAAcaatgatactccaaaggctgcttgccagtaTGAACGATATAAACCAAACCCCATGTCTCTATGACATTCAGATGTGAAGATATCTTCTTTGGGTtttggttgctaaggtactcaacattggttgctagggcatggcTCGATAGCTTCgcaatgatcctgagagactgattagttgcctgagtaaaatgagcccgCCCAcatgtctctatgacactgtgctGCAAAGATATCCTTCTGGgtcttttataatggcagtcaatgggatcagttgctagggtgctctaaatggttccTAGGGCGTGGCTAGACAGTTTCCATGGTGATGTGTAAAGATTACTTGCCAGTCTGAGTTAAAAGAGGTCACCCACTTGTCTCTACAATATTCTCATTCACAGATATGCATCTCACCTTTatcaatggaagtcaatggggtggttgctagggtgctgtgACTGGTTACTAGGGTGCGGCTATGAAGTtgaaatgtcatcatttattggCTGCTCACTAAGCTGAGTGAAATGAGACCACCCGCAAGTCTCTACAACATTCTGattctatgggattttttttctcactttttCGCCCAGCaggcgaacatcgtacacccgatcgcttataaaagtcacagcacctctcctcaatgagccgcATGATtggacacctcattcatgggtctatgaCAAACGCTGCAGGAGGAGTAGCACGCCGAAATTTTGCGtggaataataataagtatgcaagagaacaatagtgatgctttgcctttggcagtCACCActaataataagtttaaattgtAGAACAAAATATTGGCTTTCTCAAGCCAGTTTTCATCGTCTAACTGTATGAACTGAACCGTGATGTCCGCACAGTACGgttcgggatgaatacatgtaccgttacacccctaataaatacaatattttattaacataacataataacataactcgtgtttttttgtgtttccccTCGCAGGATTTGTTCCACTCCACCATGAAACTAGTGCAGAAGGTTCTGGAAGATGCTGACCTGAAGAAGTCTGACATCGATGAGATCGTCTTGGTCGGCGGCTCCACTCGAATCCCCAAGATCCAGCAGCTGGTGAAAGAGTTCTTCAACGGCAAAGAGCTTTCAGGAGGAATCAACCCCATAGAGGCCGTGGCGTATGGAGCCGCCATTCAGGCCGGAGTTCTGTCCGGAGAAGAGGACACCGGTGAGTTTGTCTCCACTTCCAGAAGCTCTGAATGAAGGACAATTAATCAATTACCACTTAAGCTTCCAACGAttatgacaacaaaatatttgagttaaaatgattaatgtgCTGTATTCCATTTCACAATGATGctcttgttttagtttttgtgttataAATCCATCGCACCACTTCTTACTATACAGCAGTGACTTTCATCCTCCCGTAGGGTGTAGAGAAGTGCACTACAACATTAGTGCAACATACGTTGATCTCAATTATTTTGATTtaggtacgtttacatgacaacgatgtactaaaaacagaaaactctGTGTTTTCTGCATAcagacaacattgtcaaaacaatccctgttcacacggatctgtgtaaacgactaaaaacgctttATTCTGCTGCctggccagtagatggcgatgtcactttgtaaagaaacactacgcacctatatagactgaacacgcaacacgcatgtgcatgacatcaccattttcacaaatttgcatttttgtagtttacacagagatgataatggtattgttttcaaaaacttgcactttgaatcccgttttcaaatgtttgcGTTTTCAagcccccaaaacgctgttgtggtgtaaatgaacggccaaaacgcataaaaagatttacttttttttaaactgaaaacgGTGTCGCGTAAATGCccccttattttattttt
This Ctenopharyngodon idella isolate HZGC_01 chromosome 5, HZGC01, whole genome shotgun sequence DNA region includes the following protein-coding sequences:
- the LOC127512731 gene encoding endoplasmic reticulum chaperone BiP-like, which translates into the protein MKTFAPEEISAMVLTKMKETAEAYLGEKVTHAVVTVPAYFNDAQRQATKDAGTIAGLNVMRIINEPTAAAIAYGLDKKDGEKNILVLDLGGGTFDVSLLNIDNGVLEVFATNGDTHLGGEDFDQRVMEHFIKLYQKKTGKDVRKDNRAVQKLRREVEKAKRALSAQHQARIEIESFFEGEDFSETLTRAKFEELNMDLFHSTMKLVQKVLEDADLKKSDIDEIVLVGGSTRIPKIQQLVKEFFNGKELSGGINPIEAVAYGAAIQAGVLSGEEDTGDLVLLDVCPLTLGIETVGGVMTKLIPRNTVVPTKKSQIFSTASDNQPTVTIKVYEGERPLTKNNLLLGTFDLTGIPLAPSGVPRIEVTFQIDENSILRVTAEDKGTGNKNKIIITNDQNRLTPQDIKRMVNDAEKSKSDKNLKECIDAHNELENYAYSLKNQIGDKEKLGGKLSSEDKEAIEKAVEEKIEWLESHQEAELEDFQAKKKELEEVAQPIVSKLYGSAGGPPPEEGDEQGEKDEL